In Aerosakkonema funiforme FACHB-1375, the sequence AAAGAAAAAATAGAAACCGGGTTTATTTGCCCAAGTCTTATAAACTAAGGATTGGGGAATAAATCAAAAAAGTTTCGATCGTGCAACCTGTTGATTTCACAACTCTGACGGCTGCTAGCAGCGATTTGAGAGCCAACTGGCTACCATCGCGCATCGAACAAGTTTATCAGCGCGATCGCTACACCATTGCCCTAGCTTTGCGAACTCTCAAGGGACGCGGTTGGCTGACTGTTTCTTGGCATCCCCAAGCAGCACGCCTCTGCATTGGCAATCCGCCGCCCAGAACGCCGGATACGTTTACGTTCAGTCAGCAGTTACGGCATCAATTAGGGGGTTTGGCACTGATAGCAATTGAACAGATTGCCCCTTGGGAGAGGGTTTTAGACTTCCAGTTTGGTAGGCGTCCCGGAGAACCTCCTCTCTGGCATCTCTACTTAGAAATCATGGGCAAATACAGTAATGTCATTCTCGCTGATGCTGACAATTTAATTATTACTGCCGCTCATCAAGTCAGTCCACAACAATCGAGCGTCCGTCCGATCCTGACCGGACAACCCTACGAGATTCCACCAGTTCTCACCGATCCTATACCCAGTTCGATCGAATCTCAACAGCGCTGGCAGGAACGAGTGAGTCTGGTACCTGGGAAAATCGGGCGCTCTCTGCTGAAAAATTATCGGGGTTTAAGTTCTTCTTTGGTACAGTCGATGGTAGCAGCCGCAGGACTGGAAGCCGATCGATCTACGGAAACTTTAACTCCATCCGATTGGCAGGGTTTGTTTGTTAAATGGCAAGAATGGTTGCGAGTATTAGAAGAGTCTAAATTTCAATTTGGTTGGATAGGGAAAGACCTAACGGATCGACCCCTTTCCCTGCAAGGTAAGGAGTCGGGACAGAAATCGGATTCGATTCGATATGAAGGATACACGGTACTGGGTTGGGGTGCGATCGAACCAGCTAAAGATATCCATACTTTGCTCGAGCGCTACTATACCGAAGAACTCGATCGACAAGAATTCTCTCAGCTACGCCATCAACTCAGTCAGAAACTCAACAGTATTTTAGGAAAATTGCGCGTTAAGGGTCAGACCTTTGCGGAACGCTTGCAGCAGTCTGACGGAGCGGATTTGTACCGACAGCAAGCAGATTTGCTCATGGCGCATCTCCAGGAATGGGAACCTGGCTTAAAATCGATTACCTTGCCTGACTTTAACACCGAAAATCCCGTTACTATTCCACTTGACCCAGAAAAGAATGCCGTCCAAAACGCTCAAGCACTGTATAAGCGTCATCAAAAACTCAAACGCGCTCGTGCTGCGGTTGAGCCGCTGCTAGCGGAAGTGAAAGCGGAAATTGATTATTTAGAGCAGGTAGAAGCAACTGTATCTCAACTGGAGATATACACAACTTCGGAAGATTTACAAGCCCTGGCAGAAATACGGGAAGAATTGATTCAACAGCGATATCTTGAAGAATTAGAATACAGCCGCGCTAACAAAAACGACGAGGAATCTCATCCGTACCGTTTCCGTACTCCCAGCGGGTTTGAGTTATTGATCGGTCGCAATAACCGCCAGAATGATCGGCTGACGTTTCGGGTTGCTGGCGATTACGATTTGTGGTTCCACACGCAAGAGATTCCTGGAAGCCACGTACTCTTGCGCCTGGAGCCAGGGGCTGTACCCGATGAAGCGGATTTACAGTTTACTGCCGATCTTGCTGCTTACTACAGCCGTTCTCGACAAAGCGATAGGGTTCCAGTAGTTTATACCGAACCCAAGTACGTCTACAAACCTAAAGGAGCAAAGCCTGGAGTGGCTATTTACAAGCAAGAACGGGTTATTTGGGGTTGTCCTCCGCAGGCTATTAAGTATATCACGCAAAGTGACCAAAATTAAAAACTGACTTACGTGTTTTAACGGTGGATTTGGTACATAACAGCGTAGACTATAGAAATGGAGGTATATGGGAAGTACCTCTGTCTAAGGAAATAAATATGCAAGGTAAACTTTTGTAAATTTGTTTCTCATGTTACAATAAGTTTACAGAGCTTTACCGACTGTGAACTTGGGAACGCACAGTTGGAATTTCCTCGAATTGAAGCGACAACACAACGTTTTTAATTTGTCAAGCCAGTCTTTGAGGAGGCTGGTTTTTTGTATTTAATATTAAAAATTTGTATAGAATCTTTACAAATCTGTTAGCGATCGCTGGGGCTAGAAACCGGGTTTCTTTAAGAAACCCGGTTTCTTTGCCAAAGACTATTGGCTGATGCCTAGAAACTAAATGTCGTTCGGATTGTACCGATGATGACATCTTCGTTGTTAGCGTTGTGGTCGGGTGCTGTCAGCCAGATTACTCCGGGAGTAATGGAGATATTATCGCTGACTTGAATTTGGTAAAATCCTTCGATGTGATAGGAGGCATCGTCATCATCGCCACCTAAACCAGCGTTAAACAAATCGTTGGATAAAGCACTACTCGCATCAGCGATCGGCTCAATGCCAACAATAATACCTCCCATGTTCCCTTTTTTACCCAGATCTGGAAAACCAAGGGTAACCGCACCGTTAAAGATATCAAGACTGCCACGGTTGATTTGTCCGCCCAGGGTAGAAAGAGTGCGAGTATTGCTGTAGCCAGCCCATCCACCCAGGA encodes:
- a CDS encoding Rqc2 family fibronectin-binding protein, with the translated sequence MQPVDFTTLTAASSDLRANWLPSRIEQVYQRDRYTIALALRTLKGRGWLTVSWHPQAARLCIGNPPPRTPDTFTFSQQLRHQLGGLALIAIEQIAPWERVLDFQFGRRPGEPPLWHLYLEIMGKYSNVILADADNLIITAAHQVSPQQSSVRPILTGQPYEIPPVLTDPIPSSIESQQRWQERVSLVPGKIGRSLLKNYRGLSSSLVQSMVAAAGLEADRSTETLTPSDWQGLFVKWQEWLRVLEESKFQFGWIGKDLTDRPLSLQGKESGQKSDSIRYEGYTVLGWGAIEPAKDIHTLLERYYTEELDRQEFSQLRHQLSQKLNSILGKLRVKGQTFAERLQQSDGADLYRQQADLLMAHLQEWEPGLKSITLPDFNTENPVTIPLDPEKNAVQNAQALYKRHQKLKRARAAVEPLLAEVKAEIDYLEQVEATVSQLEIYTTSEDLQALAEIREELIQQRYLEELEYSRANKNDEESHPYRFRTPSGFELLIGRNNRQNDRLTFRVAGDYDLWFHTQEIPGSHVLLRLEPGAVPDEADLQFTADLAAYYSRSRQSDRVPVVYTEPKYVYKPKGAKPGVAIYKQERVIWGCPPQAIKYITQSDQN